GCGTATGGCATCTGAAGCTCGTCGTCAGGGAGTTAAGGAAGTATGGGCTGGTAACTTTGGAGCATATTCTCCACAAATAGAATCGTCATTTGATAGAGTTTTTCAAGGTTGGGGTGAAAGCCAAATAGCACAAGTATTAGAAATGGAGCCAATCTCCCTCAATAAGCTTAATCATCCAGAAATATACGGTGCAATTGGGACAAATATATTTCCAAAAATGATTTTTTCAGGTATTTTATTTACTTCCCGTGGTTGCCCGTGGACTTGTAATTTCTGCCAGACACCAGAATTTTACGGTAAGGCTAGTACTATACCTCTTGAAACAATTGATCAGATTTTGTGGACATACAAAAAAAATGGTATTAAGGGAATTAATATTCTAGATGAAAATTTTGGTACTTTTCAAAACCATGCAAAGGAAGTTGTAGATATTTTGCATAAATATGATTTCCGATGGATTGCATTAACTAGGGTTGATACACTTCTAAAAAATTTTGATTATTGGCAATCGAAAGGGCTTTTCGGGGCGCATTTGGGTATTGAAAGTTTAAATCAAAGTTCGCTATCTGGTGCTTCTAAACGAATAGAGCAAGTACATAGTATCGAATTACTAAAAAAACTTCAGAAATACAATATGTTTATACAATGTTTTTATATTTTAGGATTTGAAGAAGATACAGTTGAATCTATTCAACAAGATATAGAAATACTTGCTGAATTGAATCTTGACGTAGTTCAAGTACAGGTACTTACTCCCTACCCACGTACTGAACAAAGAAAGATGATAGAGGAGAAATACGGTATTACAGATTTTAATCTCAGCAAATATAATTCTCGTAATCTTGTTTGGAATCATCCAAATATAAGTGCAGACGAAATGCGTTCGTTACAAGAATGGGCAAATTACCGTCTCACATCTTCCAAGCAAGCTATAAGAACACTTTCAAAATTTGCTGTGTTTTTTGGGCAAGATTACCCTAATGTTGACGGACTAAAGCTGATTCTCAGTCCCTTTTATGGCGCAGCAAAAAAATTAGATAAACAATATTCATCTAAGTTATTAAGTGCGCGAAAGTGGGCTAAGGTTGGATGGTATCCATATGAAGAGTTTTTACAAGAAACTTCAATCACTGCCAGTGGGAATCCTGTTTCTCCATTTCAAATTCAAGGGCTGATTTGAAGATTTGACATTAATAAGCCAAAAATTCTTTTTTATTATGTAAGCAATATTTAAGGAAAGTATATGCTGTGTTCTCTAAATGAAGCATTAAAAATTCTTGAAGAAACTAGCCGAACCTTCTATATTCCCATTGTTCGATTACCATCTGGACTACAAGAAGCTGTAGCTTCAGCCTATTTATGTATGCGCGCTATCGATGAAATTGAAGATCACGCAGAATTAGATAAGTTCACTAAAGTAAAACTGCTACACAACATCAGTGAAGTTTTACAAGAGGGAACGGACGGCTTTGCTGCTGATGCTTTTTCAATATTGAAAGATTATCATAATGTGCTTCCCGAAGTGACTCAAGGTATTATCAAATGGTCAACTCTTGCTCCTCAAAGTATCGCTCCTCGAATCTGGGATATAACTGCTGCGATGGCAGATAGAATGGCTTATTGGGCTGAAAGAAATTGGTACATTCAAACGAAGGCAGATTTAGATCGTTATACTTTTAGTGTGGCTGGATCTGTAGGATTGTTGCTGTCTGATTTGTGGGCTTGGTATGATGGAACACAAACTGATCGTATGCAAAGTATTGGTTTCGGTCGAGGACTACAAGCTGTTAATATTATCCGTAACCACTCTGAAGATTTGCAAAGAGGAGTAAATTTCTTTCCACTTCATTGGAGCATGGAACAGATGAATTATTATGCACGCTGCAATCTTTCTCTTGCCGATCTTTATGTAAGTAGTTTATCGGAAGGCCCAGCTCTTAACTTTTGCAAACTTCCGCTTGTGTTAGCATATGCCTCTCTTAAAGCCTTAGAGTGCGGACAAGCTAAACTGAGCCGCAACGATGTTCTCAGTCTAGTTACTGAAACAATGGGTATTAATTAGAAAAAAATAGAAGTATTGATATCAAATACGAGTTATCCTTGCTTTCTTATTTTTACTCGCTAAGACAGTAAATAAGGTAAAAGGTATGCACAGACTATATAAGCTTGGGAAGAGGTAGTTCTTAATAGAAAAGTGATATTAAATGGTGATATTAACTCTTGATGTAAGATGCCTAAAAAACGAACTCTTTTAAATTCAAGAATAATGTGGACTATTGGCTTTGCTATTACTGCTTTACTATTGCCTAGTTCATTTCTTTTTCAGAGCTTATTACAACCCCAAGTGTCTAAACGAATATCTTTATCGAATAATTCGAGCAAGAAACTAATAATTAGCACAATTACGGCTTTGGGAAGAATTGAACCTCAAGGAGAAGTTATTTTTCTTTCCCCTTCTCCTACTCTTGAGGGTGCAAGATTAGATAAACTTCTTATAAAAGAAGGAGATAAAGTGAAGTCTGGACAATTAGTTGCCATTTTAGATAGCCACGAACGTTTACTAGCTACTTTAAAAGAAGCCAATGCACAAGTTAAAGTATCCCAAGAGCGTCTTAGTCAAGTACTATCTGGTGAAAAGCTTGGAAAAATTAATGCACAAAAAGCTACTTTAAATCGTATAAAAGCACAGTTATATGGAGAAATTAATGCACAAAAAGCTACTTTAGCACGCTTTGAATCTGAATTCCGCAACGCTAAAGCAGAATATGAACGTTACAAAGCTCTTTATCAAGAAGGTGCAATTTCTACCTCTATTTTTGATGATAAGAGATTAAAGATAGAAACTGTTGGCGAGCAAGTCAAAGAAGAAAAAACTATTTTAAATCGTATTATCACTACAGGTCAAAAGCAACTTCAAGAAGCAAAAGCAACGTTACAAGAAATTTCTGAAGTTCGTCCTGTAGATGTAGCAGTTGCGAAAGCTGAGTTGGAAAGTGCAATCGCCTCAAGTAAAAAAGCTAAGACTAACCTTGAATTAGCCTATGTACGCTCACCAGTAGATGGTTATATTTTGAAAATTCATACGCGACGTGGAGAATTTGTTCAAGATCATAGAATTGCCAGTCTTGGTCAAATTGAACAAATGTATGTTGTAGCTGAAATCCAAGAAACAGATATAAGTAAAATTCGCCTTAAACAGCCAGCTAATATTATTAGTGAATATGGTGGTTTTAGTGGAGAATTAAAAGGAACTGTAGAGGAAATAGGTAAGCAAATTAATAAAAAAGATATTATTGATATGGGTTCATCAGCAAAAGTAGACGTTAGGGTTATAGAAGTCAAAATAAAATTGAATCCAGAAGATAGTAAGAGAGTAAAATTTTTAACAAATTTAACTGTTCGTGTATCAATTCATAGTATTTAATTAGCTAATTATGTGTTAATGAAAAGTATACTATCCAATATCTCTGTATTAAATAATAATTTTCTCATAAACATTTATTGCAATTGTATCTAAATAAAATGTTAGTTATTACCAATAGTTATAAAATATAATTTTTAAAATTACCTTTCTTTAAGGTAAAATAACCATATTCTCATTTAGAAAGATATGATTTTTGAAAAACCTTTAGCCTGGCTACAACTTACATATAAAAAAAATCGTATGATAGTAGCTGTAGCTGGGATAACTTTTGCCGTCTTTCTTATGTTTATGCAATTAGGGCTTCAAGCAGGACTTTACGAAAGTGCTACTGCTGTTCATAGAAGCTTACGTGCAGATTTAGTGTTAATTCATTACCGTTCTCTTG
Above is a genomic segment from Nostoc sp. MS1 containing:
- a CDS encoding B12-binding domain-containing radical SAM protein, producing the protein MNYKKLLFVSPVQPIGGCSANVYSWNKTPSKVRIAMSFLNHPGLSFLKANLPCDILEYPTQEQYQAALSDPPDVVAISFYINETEIALRMASEARRQGVKEVWAGNFGAYSPQIESSFDRVFQGWGESQIAQVLEMEPISLNKLNHPEIYGAIGTNIFPKMIFSGILFTSRGCPWTCNFCQTPEFYGKASTIPLETIDQILWTYKKNGIKGINILDENFGTFQNHAKEVVDILHKYDFRWIALTRVDTLLKNFDYWQSKGLFGAHLGIESLNQSSLSGASKRIEQVHSIELLKKLQKYNMFIQCFYILGFEEDTVESIQQDIEILAELNLDVVQVQVLTPYPRTEQRKMIEEKYGITDFNLSKYNSRNLVWNHPNISADEMRSLQEWANYRLTSSKQAIRTLSKFAVFFGQDYPNVDGLKLILSPFYGAAKKLDKQYSSKLLSARKWAKVGWYPYEEFLQETSITASGNPVSPFQIQGLI
- a CDS encoding squalene/phytoene synthase family protein, with amino-acid sequence MLCSLNEALKILEETSRTFYIPIVRLPSGLQEAVASAYLCMRAIDEIEDHAELDKFTKVKLLHNISEVLQEGTDGFAADAFSILKDYHNVLPEVTQGIIKWSTLAPQSIAPRIWDITAAMADRMAYWAERNWYIQTKADLDRYTFSVAGSVGLLLSDLWAWYDGTQTDRMQSIGFGRGLQAVNIIRNHSEDLQRGVNFFPLHWSMEQMNYYARCNLSLADLYVSSLSEGPALNFCKLPLVLAYASLKALECGQAKLSRNDVLSLVTETMGIN
- a CDS encoding ABC exporter membrane fusion protein — encoded protein: MPKKRTLLNSRIMWTIGFAITALLLPSSFLFQSLLQPQVSKRISLSNNSSKKLIISTITALGRIEPQGEVIFLSPSPTLEGARLDKLLIKEGDKVKSGQLVAILDSHERLLATLKEANAQVKVSQERLSQVLSGEKLGKINAQKATLNRIKAQLYGEINAQKATLARFESEFRNAKAEYERYKALYQEGAISTSIFDDKRLKIETVGEQVKEEKTILNRIITTGQKQLQEAKATLQEISEVRPVDVAVAKAELESAIASSKKAKTNLELAYVRSPVDGYILKIHTRRGEFVQDHRIASLGQIEQMYVVAEIQETDISKIRLKQPANIISEYGGFSGELKGTVEEIGKQINKKDIIDMGSSAKVDVRVIEVKIKLNPEDSKRVKFLTNLTVRVSIHSI